One window from the genome of Aeromonas sp. FDAARGOS 1405 encodes:
- a CDS encoding heme-binding beta-barrel domain-containing protein, with product MNKLILPIALITCATLAHAESSTIINGLDFGPLAQLAGTWKSTDAGGVDVAPGQEGSKVGKGGPAVEPFYEVITFEPAADAKNASEQYLVAMYYKQEVFRKSDNGKFHDQRGYLIYDKTNQLVYNSYCIPRAVCVVTEGKAGNKIEFKTGKRGIAESNYMTINDSTADFSMTLDFSEKNLLKYSQTTNLMVYGKPFAHSDSASLTRTN from the coding sequence ATGAATAAACTTATCTTACCCATAGCATTAATTACCTGTGCCACGCTCGCTCACGCAGAGTCCAGCACTATTATCAACGGTCTGGATTTTGGTCCATTAGCTCAGTTGGCTGGCACATGGAAAAGCACTGATGCTGGTGGTGTAGATGTAGCACCCGGCCAGGAGGGTAGCAAAGTTGGCAAAGGGGGGCCGGCAGTGGAACCCTTTTACGAAGTCATTACTTTTGAACCGGCTGCCGATGCTAAAAATGCCAGCGAACAATATCTGGTAGCCATGTATTACAAGCAGGAAGTATTCAGAAAAAGCGATAATGGGAAATTTCATGACCAACGCGGTTATCTGATTTATGACAAGACCAATCAGCTTGTTTACAACTCATACTGTATACCTCGTGCAGTCTGTGTGGTCACTGAAGGCAAAGCGGGTAACAAAATCGAGTTCAAGACGGGCAAGCGCGGTATTGCGGAAAGCAATTATATGACCATTAATGATTCCACCGCGGATTTCTCGATGACTCTGGACTTCTCAGAGAAAAATCTCCTCAAATACAGTCAAACCACCAACCTGATGGTGTATGGCAAGCCATTCGCACACTCCGATAGTGCATCCCTGACCAGAACCAATTGA
- a CDS encoding septal ring lytic transglycosylase RlpA family protein → MVQYIQKGLLLSLCLLLAACSSRYDESHGGSWRGYSETGYASYYADRYHGKKTASGEIYRNNLNSAAHMELPFGAMVRVTNLANGKSVVVKVNDRGAFKRGRIIDLSKSAFSTIGNIRDGIINVKIEVL, encoded by the coding sequence ATGGTGCAATATATCCAGAAAGGGCTGCTGTTATCTCTTTGCCTGCTGCTGGCGGCCTGTAGCAGCCGTTATGACGAGAGCCACGGCGGCAGCTGGCGCGGTTATAGCGAGACCGGTTACGCCAGCTATTATGCCGACCGTTATCACGGCAAAAAGACCGCCAGCGGCGAGATCTATCGCAACAACCTCAACAGCGCCGCCCATATGGAATTGCCCTTCGGCGCTATGGTGCGGGTGACCAACCTCGCCAACGGCAAGAGCGTAGTGGTCAAGGTCAATGATCGCGGCGCCTTTAAAAGGGGGCGTATTATCGATCTCTCCAAATCTGCGTTTAGCACCATCGGCAATATTCGTGACGGGATTATCAATGTAAAAATAGAGGTGCTCTAG